A region of the Pseudomonadota bacterium genome:
AGGTTATCTCCACAATGTGAGAAAAGATTGCAGGCAAACATCGGTCGGGGGTCATAGCTTACAGGGGTGACAGAATCGGAATAATCTCTATGAGACAATCCCGCAAAAAGGAGATTGATATATGAAAGCTGAGGAATTCGATAAGAAGTTTTATGAATTTAAAAATGAATAGAGAATAGGAGATCGTTATGACAAAGCACTCCCATAGTTTTGTAGAAACTTTTGAAGGTTTTGCGGGATATGGTCTGGACAGGCAATCCGACGAGAACACTGTTCAACTGTACCTGCAGAAATTTTCGGATGACGATTTGATGAAAACAATTCTGAAACGGATGACCGATGACGATTTAACTGATGTATTTGAGATTACAGGTAAAATGCTGAAAAAATATCTGACTGAGCCTGAATACCATCAATTGTTTCTCAAAGATGAGGAAAGATGAATATCAATCCCACATCGCGGGTGAGAGGGGACGGACGGGCACCCGCTTGCGGGTGTCACGGTAATTAAGAGGAGGAATGATGAACCGATTGATTGTGCAAATGGCCTGGGGACTATTAGCCCTGAGCCTTATTGCGGGGAGTTGTTACACAGCACAGGGCGGCGAATCGGTGCCCACTAAGAAAGAAAATATACAAACAACAGGGTCAATGGTCCCGGGAGTTGATTTTGATGGGGAATTCTACCCTCCTCAGGGGTGTCCGAAGAAGCTGGCGGTTCTCGTCCTGGGCGGATCCGATGGTGGCATTCCAGGCCGTCGCGCCAAATATATTGCAGAGAAAGGTTTCCCGGCGCTGGCTCTGGCATACTTCAAAACCAGGCGCACACCGGAATACCTGGACATGATCCCCCTTGAATACTTCGACCAGCCAATTGAGTGGCTGAAAAAAAGCGAATATACTCAAGGAAGTAGAATTGTCGTCATCGGGGAGTCCAAGGGCGCCGAGCTTGCCTTGCTGCTTGCTTCAAGAAAATCGGAGATCTCAGGCCTTGTCGCCTTTGTTCCCAGCGCAGTCGTATTCCAGGGGATTCCAAAGGACTACTGGCCTCCCGGATCAAGCTGGAAGTACATGGGTGAGCAG
Encoded here:
- a CDS encoding cytoplasmic protein; the protein is MTKHSHSFVETFEGFAGYGLDRQSDENTVQLYLQKFSDDDLMKTILKRMTDDDLTDVFEITGKMLKKYLTEPEYHQLFLKDEER
- a CDS encoding dienelactone hydrolase; this translates as MMNRLIVQMAWGLLALSLIAGSCYTAQGGESVPTKKENIQTTGSMVPGVDFDGEFYPPQGCPKKLAVLVLGGSDGGIPGRRAKYIAEKGFPALALAYFKTRRTPEYLDMIPLEYFDQPIEWLKKSEYTQGSRIVVIGESKGAELALLLASRKSEISGLVAFVPSAVVFQGIPKDYWPPGSSWKYMGEQIPFVPYDLSNLSDPKNVLSIYRNSLKQQEAVRRALIPVTRIKGPILLFSARDDHMWPSVEMSDMIIRTLRDQRFSYMYEHITYDNAGHTMTEYYMMGGTEEGNRKARIDSNEKMLSFLNRLSAEEPGAANCR